The proteins below are encoded in one region of Brassica napus cultivar Da-Ae chromosome A6, Da-Ae, whole genome shotgun sequence:
- the LOC106347529 gene encoding transcription factor MYB48-like isoform X1: MVKQAEKEHYSNISDKERQRENKKKEMNMMQEENRKGPWTEQEDIILVNFVHLFGDRRWDFIAKVSGLNRTGKSCRLRWVNYLHPGLKRGKMTPQEERLVTELHAKWGNRWSKIARKLPGRTDNEIKNYWRTHMRKKAQEKKRHVSPSSSCSNCCSSSMTTTNTQDVSFESRMSSGKVSFYDTGGNREMNQEETKDGYSMDDIWKEIDHSAVNIIQPVKDIYLEQSYCLSYPNMASPTWESSLDSIWKMEEDKSKMSSFGNDQFPFCFQHSRSPWSSG, translated from the exons ATGGTGAAGCAAGCTGAGAAAGAACATTATAGTAACATTAGTGAtaaagagagacagagagagaacaagaagaaagagatgaatATGATGCAAGAGGAAAACCGAAAGGGTCCATGGACAGAACAAGAAGACATCATTCTGGTAAATTTCGTACACTTATTTGGAGATCGGCGATGGGATTTTATAGCAAAAGTATCAG GTTTGAACAGAACAGGAAAGAGTTGCAGGCTAAGGTGGGTTAACTATCTTCATCCTGGTCTCAAACGTGGCAAGATGACACCACAAGAAGAGCGTCTTGTCACTGAGCTTCACGCTAAATGGGGAAACAG gTGGTCAAAAATAGCTCGGAAATTGCCAGGAAGAACAGATAATGAGATAAAGAATTACTGGAGGACTCATATGAGGAAGAAAGCTCAAGAAAAGAAGCGTCATGTTTCTCCAAGTTCTTCATGTTCCAACTGCTGCTCTTCGTCTATGACCACTACCAATACTCAAGATGTGTCTTTTGAGTCACGTATGTCGTCAGGGAAAGTAAGCTTTTACGACACTGGAGGAAATAGGGAGATGAAtcaagaagaaaccaaagacggATACTCAATGGATGATATATGGAAAGAGATTGATCACTCTGCAGTAAACATAATTCAACCAGTTAAAGACATCTATTTAGAGCAAAGCTATTGCTTAAGTTACCCCAATATGGCTTCTCCAACATGGGAAAGCTCCTTGGATTCTATATGGAAGATGGAAGAAGATAAAAGTAAGATGTCTTCCTTTGGAAATGATCAGTTTCCTTTCTGTTTCCAACACAGTAGATCACCATGGTCTTCAGGTTAA
- the LOC106347529 gene encoding transcription factor MYB48-like isoform X2 translates to MDRTRRHHSGLNRTGKSCRLRWVNYLHPGLKRGKMTPQEERLVTELHAKWGNRWSKIARKLPGRTDNEIKNYWRTHMRKKAQEKKRHVSPSSSCSNCCSSSMTTTNTQDVSFESRMSSGKVSFYDTGGNREMNQEETKDGYSMDDIWKEIDHSAVNIIQPVKDIYLEQSYCLSYPNMASPTWESSLDSIWKMEEDKSKMSSFGNDQFPFCFQHSRSPWSSG, encoded by the exons ATGGACAGAACAAGAAGACATCATTCTG GTTTGAACAGAACAGGAAAGAGTTGCAGGCTAAGGTGGGTTAACTATCTTCATCCTGGTCTCAAACGTGGCAAGATGACACCACAAGAAGAGCGTCTTGTCACTGAGCTTCACGCTAAATGGGGAAACAG gTGGTCAAAAATAGCTCGGAAATTGCCAGGAAGAACAGATAATGAGATAAAGAATTACTGGAGGACTCATATGAGGAAGAAAGCTCAAGAAAAGAAGCGTCATGTTTCTCCAAGTTCTTCATGTTCCAACTGCTGCTCTTCGTCTATGACCACTACCAATACTCAAGATGTGTCTTTTGAGTCACGTATGTCGTCAGGGAAAGTAAGCTTTTACGACACTGGAGGAAATAGGGAGATGAAtcaagaagaaaccaaagacggATACTCAATGGATGATATATGGAAAGAGATTGATCACTCTGCAGTAAACATAATTCAACCAGTTAAAGACATCTATTTAGAGCAAAGCTATTGCTTAAGTTACCCCAATATGGCTTCTCCAACATGGGAAAGCTCCTTGGATTCTATATGGAAGATGGAAGAAGATAAAAGTAAGATGTCTTCCTTTGGAAATGATCAGTTTCCTTTCTGTTTCCAACACAGTAGATCACCATGGTCTTCAGGTTAA